Genomic window (Rhododendron vialii isolate Sample 1 chromosome 4a, ASM3025357v1):
caaaataaaaaagagagcagATGACAAATGAATTCCCTTCCATTGTAAGGTGAATTGTTCTAGCTGTGATGTTGCTCATTGTTCTAAAAATCGGCCTAGGCGGTGGTCTGCATCCTCGATTAAGGGCCTAGGTGCTGAATTAGGTGGCAAGACAATTAGTCAGCTGCTAGGTGACTAATTGACTTGGCGGCTGGGCAGGATTAACCGAAAAATTAAGAGGACTAGGTGGGattaatgtgtgtgtgtgtgtgtggaggggCGGGGGGGTGTTTAAATACGTAATGTTGCAAATTTAAGGAGTTCAATGTTGTAGTATTATACTGTTAGCATTTTAGTGTTGTTGTTGTGTAATAAATAGTTGTCGACTATACGGTATAAACGACTTAATCTAAACCTTGTCTTTTTTGCTCGTTGTTGATGCAATCGAACCAACAGTCCTCTCTCGTCTCTCGCTCTCTGTCGGCTCTGTTTGTATGcagtcactatttttttttccatctctttGTCGTGAAAATAAAGTGAAATTATGCATTTGTAGACTCTATGTCCTCTGTTTTGATGTTATTTAATGTTTTGTTCTACTTACTCAAAACTTGGGGAGgcaggagaaatttttttaaaaataaaagaaaaggatcAATCGGCTTAGGCACTAAAATGTGCCTGACCACCCAAGTAGCGTCTGACTTTAAGAACATTGAATTGTTGATAAGAGTCACCAACTTCAGTTTCCTATGTGTCTACTTCTTCTATAACTTTTGAACTTGTTCTCATTGATGTAACGGGACCAAGTCTTGTTCCTCATTTTTAAAAGGGTTCAGATACTATCTCTTCATGATATTTAATTTTACCAGATTTTCCTGGCTTCTTCCTCAACACCAAAAATAAGAGCTTAAGGACAAATTGACTCAATTCCAAGCTTTTGTTTCTAATCAAGTTAAAAGTCAAGTTAAGACTGTTAGATTACACAATCGCAGGGAGTTTGTTAACACTAATTTGTCTTCCTTGTTTCTCTTTGATGGCATTGTTAATCAAACTACTTGTCCACATAGCCCAGACTCAGAGCAAAATGGGACTGTTGAAAGGAAACATATTTGCCTCATTGAAACCACAATCACTTTACTTCGCCAGGCTTATCCCCCTTTGGAGTTTTGGTCAGAGGCTTTCCTAACATCAGTGTATTTGGCTAataccagtgttctaaaaggcggaattaatcgccgattaatcggaaACTTGCCATCTCCGATAAAATTAATGCCTAGTCGGCTGGATTTGGCGCTCGGGGcgttaatcggcgattaatcggtaTGCGATTAGTAGGCGATTAATCGATTAATCGATTAAAAGGAGATTAATCGGTTAAAAGGCGATTAATCGGTTAAAAGGCAATTAAAAGGGGTCAAATCtgtatttttggaaaatgaagggGGGTAACTGTAACTTATATCTTATACCCAGTTAAAAGGATTCAATTCCTTCGAATCCTGTTTAGGGCTTTGTTACCCAAACCCAGACTACCCAGTCTCGATCGATCTTGGACTTGGACTGAAGCCGCCGCCGCCTGccttcgccgccgccgccgctgcctGCTGCCATCGCCGTCGCCTTCCATCACCATCAGACTGctgtaatttctctctctctctctctctctctctctctctctctctctctctctcatcctcgatccctctccctctctcgtatggtctctctctctctcacagtttCTCTCTCGCACTGCTGTAGCCTGTaactcatttttattttgtaagtcCATAGACTCCATACCAGCCGGCCAGTCTGGACAGTGgccaaagtgttttttttttttttaaatcttagaACAAAGTGTTGTCAGTAGTGATGTTTGGTGTTAACAATTAACACAGTGTAAAATCTTAACttataatcatgttaacagTTAACAATTTCTTGACtttcttctctgttttttttttgttttgtttttttttttttgtgttactGTGTAGACTATATTGATATCAAATGTCAATGGATCCCACTCATATTCCATCTTCAGAGGCCTCTAATTCTGAGCCAATATTGAAAAGAAATTCGGATGATGTTGGATGGGAGTATGGAGTTATTGTGGATGTTAAAAATAAGGACCGCCTAAGATGCATTTTGTGTGGGAATCAGTATACTGGAGGGGTTAGTAGGATGAAAAAACACATAGCTCAGGTTAAGGGAGATGTTGCCGCATGCACTAAGGCAAGCAAGGAAGATATATTAAAGTGTAGGAAGGCACTTGATGAGACGGCAgctaaaaagaaagagaagaagcaaGGAGGCATTAATCTTAGGGGGGAAGTTAATATAGTACATGAAGAAGGTGATGAATTTGAAGATGATGAAGTTGAGCATGTAGGTTCAAGGAAGAGGCCCCATGTTCTTGGTCCCCTAGATAGATATACAGAGATCAATCCTGGTTCTTCTGACACGACTACGAGTGGATTCAAGAAGGTAAAACGACCAAACATAAAAGATTCAATTTGGAAGAAGAGGAGTCATGAAGTGAATCAATACTTGGCTCGATGGGTGTACGAAGCCGGTATTCCATTTCATGCCATAGACAATGATAGTTTCAAACGTTTTGTTGAAGCGGTTGGCCAATTTGGACCGGGATACGAACCTCCAAGCCAATACCAACTAAGGGAGCCATTGTTGAAGGAGGAGGTGGatagaacaaaaaaattactcaagaGGCAAGAAGAAGAGTGGGCTTTGACAGGTTGTTCAATCATGACGGATGCTTGGACCGatcgaaagaggagaagcatTATGAACTTGTGCGTTAACTGTAAGCAAGGgacttgttttctttcttcgAAGGAAGATTCGGAGGCATCACACACGGGGGTGTATATCTTTGAATACGTTGACAAGTTCATTGAAGATATTGGGGCACAAAATGTAGTTCAAGTAGTCACGGATAATGCATCCAACAATATGGCAGCGGCAGATTTGCTAAAGATCAAGAGGCCTAACATATTTTGGACCTCATGCGGCACCCACACAATAAATCTCATGCTTGAAGGAATCGGTAAGCAATCCAAGTTTAAAGGAATTATTGATAAGGCCAAGGCGTTCActatttttgtttatgctcATCATAATACATTGGCGATGATGAGAAAATATACGAAGAGGAGAGACATAGTGAGGCCGGGTGTTACTAGATTCGCGACAGCCTTCTTGACTTTGCAAAGCTTGatggaaaagaaacaagaattgCGGGCAATGTTTAGTAGTGACGCATGGGACAAGAGTAAATGGGCGAAGAGCCCAAAGGGGAAAACGGCATTTGCTACCGTGATGAGTACGGCATTTTGGAATGGTGTAACCTTATGCTTGAAAGTGTTTGGTCCGTTGGTTATGGTTCTTCGACTTGTTGACGGGGATCGGAAGCCCTCAATGGGATTCGTATATGGTGAGCTCAAAAACGCAAAAGAAGAGATCAAAGGGGCATACAAGCAAGTTGAGACTAACTACCGGCCAATACTAGATGTCATTGATGGGAAAGCCAAGGGTCGGTTAGATAGTGCATTGCATTTGACGGGTTACTTTTTGAATCCTTTTTACTTCTACAAAGATCATACCATTCAAGATGATCCTATCATTATGGATGGGGTTCTTACTTGTGTTGAAGCTTTCTTTCCCGATGATGTCAATGTTCAAGATGAAGTTATCAATAGAGAATTGTTGAagtacaagaacaaagaaggtgGATTTGGAAGACCATTAGCCACAATGGGATGTGCGACGAACAATGACTCTTATGATCCGGGTAAATAAGTAGTTACTTTccttagtgttttttttttttggctaagttacttagtaatatattttttttgtgctttctttCATGACTAGTTGGATGGTGGTCTAACTATGGCAATCATACACccaatttgaaaagaatggcCACTCGAATTCTCTCTTTGACTTCAAGTTCATCGGGGTGTGAgagaaattggagcacttttgAGGGAGTAAATACATACACACTCTATCtctttctttatatatatatgcatcggACAAGAATTATATTAACttaggattttttcttttttgtatagatacatacaaagaaaaggaatagaCTAGATGCGACAAGGTTGAACAATCTAGTGTATGTCCAATTTAATGCCAGACTCAtcaacaataaaagaaagggGAATGATGTATTACGTGCTAGTGAAGCAACACATGCGCAAGGATGGATTGTGGAAGGTggtgatgttgatgaagaagaCCCGGTTTCGGGACTTACATGGGAGATGATCGGGGAAGCTACGGGAGCGGATGAAGTCCTCCAACATAGAAGAAGTACTAGAAATGTGGGAGTACGAGAGCTACATGAGGAAGATTTTTTGTCGGAAGATGATCCCGAAGAGGAGGTAGATGaggattttgagtttgagtccgATGGAGACCAAGTTATGGATGGATATGGGGAAGAAGAGGATGAGTAAAGAGTAATTGGCTAGTAATTCCGTACttgattttatttggtttgtaatTGACTAGTAATTTCGTATTTGGTTTCCTTTGTTATGAAGTTGAACTATGAACATTAAACTTCTCATTGTATTGACTAGTTATTTTGTAGTACTTTACTACTTTTTCATAAGGGTTGTCattggggtgtgtgtgtgtgtgtgtgtgtgtgtatataaaaCCGATTAATTGCTacaagccgattaatcggcgattaaaaGGCCTTgaagcttgaaggtggtcgaccgagcgacgaacgccgagcgatttttagaacattggctAATACAACTCTGAATTTTCAGGTTCTTTACACTTTATTGAACGACACAAGCCCAAATTGTATCATTCTCAAAACATTTCGTTGTGATTGCTCTCCTTGGCTAAAACTATATTTTCTCACAAACTTCATCCCAAATCCATTCCATGTCACATGGACCATGTGCCTTTATTCCTCTTCCTACAGTTCATTCCTCAACTACTCCAACTGAGCCTACTCGGAAGCTATTTGGATGAGGAATACCAGGCTCTAGCCCAACAAGGCACTTGGTCTCTTTAGGTGTATAAATACCAGTTGTAATTGAGCATTGTCACTATCGAACATAACACTGAAATTAGAATTACTTTCTTTACTGCGCAATGACAAAACTAGAGGTTGAAATAGCCAAATAGGCAGAAACCTACATGGCGATGCGAATATGAAAGAACAATCACAAAGGGAAGGGATGTACAAGAAACCCAGGAGGAGACACTTACATTCAGAAGACCTCTTGAATCCCGCACCAAGAGGGTCGGCAGCGGAGCCAATGTCAAGACCGGGCCATGACGCCTGCGAAACGCCAATGCCTCCTCCGTAACTCCTGCTTCCGATGTCCGCAGCGGAAAATCTGAGCGCATCGCTCTGGCTGAAGAGCATGGATGATCCTCTGTCTGAATAACTAGAAGGATCGGCACCCATGTACCGGGAAGAACCGAGGAAAGATGATTCGCCCGATAGGTAAGAATCGGCTATGGATCTTGAGGAATACAATCCCGCCGCTCCTCCACCGTAGCTGCTAGGGTTGTATCCGTGCAGCTGATTCGCCATTGAAACTCTCCACTGAAACCCTAACTAAGCGGCGTACGGATAGATATATGATTTGTTTCTTCCTACTCCGTATATATATAAGGGCTCTTCGCTCTTGTTCCCTTTAAACCTTATTCCGGCTAAAATAGGAAGAGATTATTAGGTGCTTCTGTCACCACTTTGGTAGACTTGGGCCCGTTCTGctaatttaaataaatacttattttttaaattaaatataatgTATTATAAGAGTATCTTCActccttattcaaatttgattttgacCCAAAACACCACTTTACTCCTTACTCAAATTCATActaccaaatttgagttttacttagatttctctccaaatttttaGAACAAaatccttactcaaattttgaaggcTGTTTTTTCTCCCTCAAATTTACAacttactcaaatttatgcctAAATATGTATTTTCTCGTTCGATTGCTTCAtatcaaatcaagtttttatcCACAAATTTGTACTcaatttttggtaaaaaaattgagtaagaaatagagatgctctaagagaatTAATTgtcttgtaaaacaaaaaaaaaaacttaaaatatatgtatattagCAAAACGGCCTTACTCAATAGCATCAGCAATGTACTATTCATAAACATCaaccattattattattattttgtttttctcttaatCCAGAGCTATCTAAACAATAAAATAACGTAACAACCATATGATGTTGTTTGATATTTATCACGATCCAATCCATATGAATTTTTTCATCAATCATTTTGTCAACGACACTTGCAAAGTGCGTGGTTTAGATCATCTAATTGTTAATTTCACACGTGCTTAAAAAGTGTAACTAACGACTAAAAGTAGTTGTAATTTGTAAATGAACTGGTGTGTTTGTTGTGCATGCATTCCACGATGttagtactctttttttttatccgtaaATTCCACAATGTTACTTATGCGCGTAGCACTAGTGCAGAGTCCCCCACTACATTTTTCTAGAGGAATTGTAGCAAAATTAGAGCATCCATATCGGGCTCAACAAATTTAAGCCAAATTATAAGTACAAAAGTCATTTTTTAGTTTACATAGTTATTTTCTTAACACTCACCATATCAAACTCTTGTTGTAACTGTGCTTTATTGAAATATTAGTACtttacctaaaaaaaaacaatatagtTTATTGTACTTGTgttttaagagcatctccaatccacctttaaatttgtttttaaaggACTAAACTCTGAAAATGATGGTGAGTCTCAAAGATTCTCtaaaaaagcataaaaaataaagaaaaaggagaataaattacaaaatctcccttcAATGTATCACATCCATTCTCTATTTAGGAGGAAtagatcatttttttattcactaTTTGTACTTTTTAGGATAATATTTGAGGGATCCATcgtcttttttagagtttggtacTCCAAAGGTAAATTTGGTTGAATTTGGAGATTGTGATTTTggaactcaaaaaattgatggaaaaacctCAAAATTGAATTGTGTTGATACACAAAACGACGCCATTTTGAAgtacatttattaattttggagtgctaaaatcaacaTTCTAAAATGCCTAAAGCAGATTAGAGGTTGCTAAAATTCGGAAATCTTTCACATTAGAGGTTGGATCCAAAAGATGGAGTAGGAAGTAGTAGTAAAAAGAGTAGAGGTGAGGACTCGGGTGACCACTAACCAGCGTGATCAGTGTTCTACCACTCAAAAGTAACCCTTATCAGCTGAGCTGCCCCATCAGGAACTGGAAGGAATATTCTAATACTCCACAGAGAGGCTTGCCGTCGTCGGGGGTGACCAGAAAATGATACACATTCAAGCACAGGCTCTCAGTAATATTGGTCCTTCTCGTAATCATCGCCATGGGTGTGGTACTATGTGCATCTTCACCAGCACACCACCCAAGAAATCCATATTGTTTTTGTTCCCAAATTATGACAAGTTTTCATCGAACATGACCTTCCTATCCACCGGCAATCCTCCAAGGACGAGGAAGAGGACTCGGAGTCGGAGTCGGAGTAGTAGTGGGAGAGACAAATCCACATTTTCTGCATCTGCTGCCACTGGGTCCCCTTCTCAACAACCAGACGAGGTCACTCCCTCTTGTTTTGGAGTATTTTTCTCTAACTTCACATTTTCCTTCCTTCCTTTATGATATGATATGATGTACTAAGAGGAACGCGTGTCATGTGTGCTGATGATACACAGACTGTCTGTATGCAAATCTCCAACATGTAATCACTTTTACTAGTAGTTGATGTGTTTCTCTCCGCCTGAACTTCCAACTACGCTTTCTCCAATAAATAAAATCAGGATGCCCAAAGAAAGGGCCCCGATCTTCCAACGCTTGCGAGGAGGTTCTGGAAAGTTGCTGCTCCGTATTGGTCGTCAGATGATAAAGTTCAAGCCAGGTTGCAATTGGCTGCTGTTTTTGCCCTCACTTTAGGAACTACAGGAATCAGTGTTGGTTTTAGTTTCCTCGGCCGTGACTTCTACAACGCCCTTGCTAGTAAGAAAACACTAGCGTCATTTTGTCCTCCTTTTCTAACCCTTTAttcattccattccattccatGTTATCAATACGGGTTATCTCTTTaccttcacacacacacacacacactcttttACACATACATACATCCATCTATCTATATGTAAATATGTGGATATCTTTGGATCGTCCTGGCAAAACATGCTTTTTAACTGGTCTTTGTATCTATTTCAATCCATGGAAAGACAAGGACCAAGAACAGTTCACCAAGCAACTGTTGTACTACCTGGCTAGTTTTGCTGGTGGAATTCCGGTGAGCACATTGCTGCACTTCCTTAGGTACTGCTGGCTTAGTATTTCTCTTTGTAGTTCTTGGAAAGCAACACAGTTGTTATGCTGAACGCTACTGTGATTCTTGTATCATGAATTGTACGGAATACAGTATATTGCACTGTTATACAGCTAATATGCTTAGATGACAAAGGTGTTAACACAGATGATGAAAATCCAAAGATGTtgctcaaaataaaaaattggtttcACAACTGTAAAGATATTCATTTCCTTATACAGTCCAATGTCCTGCCCATTTCATCATTGGTATTATCCAGCCATATTTGATTTAGTTACATGACCACCATATCAATTACGAGTTTCTTTACCTTGTTTTTGCAACTACACTTGGGTGTTTCACTGTAGGATTCCAATCTTAAAAGAGCTTAGGTAATCTCTACTTGATTTGTTTGGATTCCTAGCACAGTAAAGTATCACCTAACAATCGATGATAAAAGTTAGTACATGGAAAACAGTGgtgttccttctttcttaaTTCTTGGTGCTGTGGATGTTTTTTTGCTTGGATTGTTGCTTGGAACTTATAGATAGTTTGTGCTGCCAATCCTAGTAATACAGTTATTTTGCAGTTTTTTGTGTTGAGAGACTATGCAAGAGAAACTCTTTCTTTGAGGTGGAGGTCTTGGATGACAAGCTATTACCTAGATCGCTATCTAAAGAATCAAACATTCTACAAAATTCAGTCCCAATCAATGATTGACAATCCTGATCAGCGGATTGTGGATGATCTGAGTTCCTTCACTGAGACAGCGCTTTCATTCTCTTTGACACTTTTCAATGCAGTGGTAGACTTGGTGTCATTTAGCAACATCCTTTATGGTATATATCCACCATTGTTCGTTGTACTTCTTGTTTATTCACTTGGAGGAACAGCAGTTAGTGTTTTCCTGGGAAGGGTAAGTTCCCTATCTTCTACGATTAGTTTTGACATGGCACTGATTGCAATAATTGGTGGTATTTGCTCCAATTGATTGAAACTTTTCGATATGCAA
Coding sequences:
- the LOC131321839 gene encoding uncharacterized protein LOC131321839 — its product is MSMDPTHIPSSEASNSEPILKRNSDDVGWEYGVIVDVKNKDRLRCILCGNQYTGGVSRMKKHIAQVKGDVAACTKASKEDILKCRKALDETAAKKKEKKQGGINLRGEVNIVHEEGDEFEDDEVEHVGSRKRPHVLGPLDRYTEINPGSSDTTTSGFKKVKRPNIKDSIWKKRSHEVNQYLARWVYEAGIPFHAIDNDSFKRFVEAVGQFGPGYEPPSQYQLREPLLKEEVDRTKKLLKRQEEEWALTGCSIMTDAWTDRKRRSIMNLCVNCKQGTCFLSSKEDSEASHTGVYIFEYVDKFIEDIGAQNVVQVVTDNASNNMAAADLLKIKRPNIFWTSCGTHTINLMLEGIGKQSKFKGIIDKAKAFTIFVYAHHNTLAMMRKYTKRRDIVRPGVTRFATAFLTLQSLMEKKQELRAMFSSDAWDKSKWAKSPKGKTAFATVMSTAFWNGVTLCLKVFGPLVMVLRLVDGDRKPSMGFVYGELKNAKEEIKGAYKQVETNYRPILDVIDGKAKGRLDSALHLTGYFLNPFYFYKDHTIQDDPIIMDGVLTCVEAFFPDDVNVQDEVINRELLKYKNKEGGFGRPLATMGCATNNDSYDPVGWWSNYGNHTPNLKRMATRILSLTSSSSGCERNWSTFEGIHTKKRNRLDATRLNNLVYVQFNARLINNKRKGNDVLRASEATHAQGWIVEGGDVDEEDPVSGLTWEMIGEATGADEVLQHRRSTRNVGVRELHEEDFLSEDDPEEEVDEDFEFESDGDQVMDGYGEEEDE